The sequence below is a genomic window from Sphingomonas crusticola.
CTCGGGCCGTTCGTGCGCCTCGCGGATATTGACGGCCGGAAAGTTGAGGATCGAGGATTCTTCGCTGATCGTTCCGCTATCGGACAACACCGCGCGCGCCTGCATCTGCAGCGCATTGTAATCGAGGAAGCCGAACGGTTTCAGCAGCCGTACCAGCGGATCGAACGAGAGGCCGAATTGCTCGATACGGGCGCGGGTGCGCGGATGGGTGCTGACCAATATCGGCAGGCCGTAATGCGCGGCTACGGCGTTCAGCGAAGCGGCCAGGCGCCCGAGCTGAGCCTCGCCGTCGACATTCTCCTCCCGGTGCGCGCTGACCAGGAAATAGCCGCCGGCCGCCACACCCATTTCAGCGAGCGCCTGCGACGCCTCGATCCCCGCGCGGTGGTGCGCCAGCACCTCGAACATCGGGCTGCCGGTCTTGATGACCCGATCCGGCGGCAGTCCCTCCGCCAGGAGATAATCGCGCGCGATCGTCGAGTAAGGCAGGTTGATGTCGGCGGTGTGATCGACGATGCGCCGGTTGATCTCTTCGGGTACGCGATCATCGAAGCAGCGATTGCCCGCTTCCATGTGGAAGATCGGAACGCGCCGACGCTTGGCCGGAATGACTGCCAGGCAGCTATTGGTGTCGCCCAGGACCAGCATCGCATCCGGCTGAACCTCGGCAAGAACCTTGTCGGTGGCCATGATGACGCGACCGATGGTCTCGGCGGCGCTTCCGCCGGCCGCCTCCAGAAAATGGTCCGGCGCGCGCAGGCCAAGATCGCGAAAGAACACTTCGTTGAGTTCGTAATCGTAATTCTGGCCGGTGTGCACAAGAACGTGGTCGGTATGCGCGTCGAGTACGGGGATCACGCGCGACAGGCGGATGATCTCCGGCCGGGTGCCTACCACGGTCATGACCTTCAAACGGCGCATTAGACGGGTGCTCCGATCGTGTCCGGCCTGGTCCGATCGAACACTTCATTCGCCCATAACAGCGACACCATCACATCGTCCCCCACGTTGGTAACGTCGTGCGTCCAGCCGGGTATCGTCTCCACCACCACCGGTTCGTCCGCCGACGTTTCGAGCTCGTGGCGCTCATCGGTGAGGATGTGACGAAAGCGGAAGCGGGCGCGACCGTGCACGATCAGGAATTTCTCAACCTTGCTGTGGTGATAATGGCCACCCCGGGTCACGCCCGGCAGCGCGTTGAAATAGGAAAACTGCCCTGCCGAACTCGTTTTGAGCATTTCGGAGAAGGCGCCGCGCAGATCGCGATGGCTCACTATGGGGTAGCTGAACTCGTCGGGCGGCAGGAACGAGACATAGGTCGCGTAGAGAGCGCGGGTGAGACCGGTGCCGACATCTGCGATGCGGTTGTCGCTGCGATCCGCATGAAAATCGCGGATCATGTCGGCGACCGCGCCGACGGTCGTTTGATAGACCGGCGCTACGTTATGGACACCACCCGCAGCGGCAGGATTGGCCAGCAGCGTCGCAAACGCCTGAACCACATCGTCGATATAAACGAGCTTCAGAGGTGTCGCCGGATCATGGATCTCGATCGGCAGCCCACGCGGGATGTTGTGGCAGAAGGTGGCGATCGCGCTGTTATAATTAGGGCGCGACCATTTGCCGAAAACGTTGGGCAGCCGGAAGACGTGGACCTGTGCTCCGGCGGTAGCGCCTGCCTTTGCAAGAGTCTGTTCGCCGGCAAGTTTGCTGCGGCCATATTCCGTGTCGTCGAGCGCCTTCTGGGTCGATGCGACGATCAGCGGCAGGGGACGCCCGGACGCGATGATCGCGTCACCCAGCCGCTGCGAGAAATCGCGGTTGATCGCCATGAAATCGGCAGGATCGGAAGGGCGATTGGCGCCAGCGAGATGGACCACCGCGTCAGCGCCGGCCAAGGCTGCAGCCAGGTCGCTGGTCTGGCGCGTTACCGGTACGATCTCAAATCCGCGCTCGCGCAAACCGACGATGAGATTGCGGCCGATAAAGCCGTCGGCGCCCGTGACCAGGATGCGGCGCGTGCTCATTCTTCGATACCGGCCGAACTGCCCTGAAAATAATCGAGTTTGCGCAGGATCGCGCTCATCTCGGTCTGGTCGAGCTGGCGCGTATTGTGCGACGTGAAGTCGTCATATTGAGAGATGGTCCGCTCGCCTTTTTCGACGAAGACCGAATAATTGAGGTCGCGATTGTCGGCGGGCACGCGATAATAATCGCCGAGGTCATGAGCGACCGCCATCTCTTCCCGGCTGAGCAGGGTTTCGTATAGCTTCTCGCCATGGCGCGTGCCGATGATGCGGCTTTCATGATCGGGCACGCCGAGTATTTCCAAGACCGCGCGCGCGAGCGTCTCAATCGTCGCCGCCGGCGCTTTCTGGACGAACAGGTCGCCATTCTCGCCATGCTTGAAGGCGTAGAGCACCAGATCCACGGCTTCGGCGAGCGTCATCACGAAGCGCGTCATGCTCGGATCGGTTATGGTGATCGGCTTGCCGCTGCGCACCTGATTGGCGAACAGCGGCACGACAGATCCGCGCGAGGCGAGGACGTTACCATAGCGCGTGCCGGTGATGGTGGTGGCGGTCCCCACGGCGAGCCGCGACTTGGCGATCATCACCTTTTCCATCAGCGCCTTGGAGATGCCCATGGCGTTGATCGGATAAACCGCCTTGTCGGTCGAAAGGCACACGACGCGCGACACGCCGGCCGCGATCGCGGCTTCGAGCAGATTGTCGGTGCCAAGAACGTTGGTCTTGACCGCCTCCATCGGATGGAATTCGCACGAGGGAACCTGCTTCAGCGCCGCGGCGTGGAAAATATAGTCGACACCGCTGACCGCGTTGGCGATCGAGCGATAATCGCGCACGTCTCCGAGATAATAACGCAGCCTTTTGTCGCGATAATGTAGCCGCTGGTCTTCCTGCTTCTTCTCGTCGCGGCTGAAGATGCGTATTTCCGCGAAAGGCTCGCTCATGAGCAGGCGTAACACCGTCGATCCGAAGGAACCCGTGCCGCCGCTGATCAGGAGCGTCTTACCGTCGAACATCGAATATCCATGATTGGCGCCACGGCTTTGGATCTTGCCCGGCTGAGACCTCGCCCGTCTAGGAGCAAGCAACGATGCGATCAAGCAGTCGAGTCCGAAGCGGCCCTTCCTTGGGATGCGGCTAAGCCTATGCTAAGCTTGAAGTTACCTGATGCAATGGCCATCGGGTGGGTGGATGTGATGTAAAGGTATGAGTTCGATGTTCGTAAAGTCGTGGGCAGAGGCGGCCTTGGCCATCCCACGGCCGCTAAAGCGCGCTATAGCGCTCGCGGTCGACGCCGTGCTGTGCCTGCTTTCGGTCTGGGTCGCTTATTATCTGCGCCTCGGCACCTGGATCGACCTATCGACCGATGCAAAGGTGCCGACGATCGCCGCGGTCGTCATCGCTCTGCCGATTTTCGTTTCCACCGGCCTGTACCGCATGATCTTTCGTCATGCCGGTACCAGCGCATTTCTGGCCATTCTTCGTGCGAGCCTGCTGTACGGCGTCGCTTACGCGACCTTGTTCACGCTCCATGGCTTCAGTGGGGTGCCACGCACCGTCGGCCTTATCCAGCCGCTGCTGCTCTTCCTGAGCGTGGCCGGCGTGCGGGCGCTCGCCGGACTTTGGCTCGGCCGACCTTATCAGAAAGCCCTGCGGCGCGACGCTTCTTCCAACGTGCTGATCTACGGGGCCGGCTCGTCGGGACGGCAATTGGCCGGCGTCGTCGCCACCAGCCGACAGATGCATATCGTGGGCTTCCTGGACGATGACGCTTCGCTGCAGGGCGGGCATCTGCTTGGGCTGCCCGTGTTTTCGCCGGGCGAGCTGGAGACGCTCATACCCAAATTGTCCGTGTCGGATATCGTCGTGGCAATGCCGTCGGTGACGCGCCGCCGTCGCAAGGAGGTGCTGGAACGGCTCCGTTCAGCGGGCGTGGCGGTGCGGACATTGCCCGGCTTGATGGATCTGGCGGAGGGCAAGGTCCACGCGAGCGACGTCAAGGAACTGGAAATCGAGGATCTGTTGGGTCGCGATAGCGTGGCCGGCGACGAGGATCATTTGCGCCACCTCTTTACCGGCGCTGCCGTTCTCGTAACGGGCGCGGGCGGATCGATTGGCAGCGAATTGTGCCGTCAGATCCTGGCGGGTTCGCCCGCAATGCTGTTGCTGGTCGATTCTTCCGAATTCGCGCTCTACGCGATCCACCGCGAGCTCGAAGATCGAATGCGGCCCGAGGATCGCTGTCGCATCATTCCGCTGCTGGGCTCCGTTACCGATCGCGCGCGGATGCATGAGATCATCGCGACGTGGCGTCCTTCCACCATCTACCATGCGGCTGCCTACAAGCATGTGCCGCTGGTGGAGCATAATCCGGTCGAGGGCGCGCGCAACAACGTGCTCGGCACGCTGGTCATGGCGCAACTCGCCGAGCAATTGGGAGTAGCGCGGTTCGTACTCGTCAGCACCGACAAGGCGGTGCGGCCCACCAATGTCATGGGTGCGACCAAGCGGCTGGCAGAGCTGATCCTCCAGGCGTTGGCGGCGGACGCCGGCGGGACCTGCTATGCGATCGTGCGGTTCGGCAACGTATTGGGATCGAGCGGGTCGGTCGTTCCCCTGTTCCGCCAGCAAATCCGCGATGGTGGTCCGGTGACGATCACCCACCGCGATATCACGCGCTATTTCATGACGATTCCCGAGGCCGCTCAGCTGGTGCTTCAGGCCGGAATCATGGCCCGGGGCGGCGAGGTGTTCGTGCTCGACATGGGCGAGCCGGTTCGTGTGTACGACCTGGCGCGCAATATGATCGAGCTTTCCGGTCTTTCAATCCGTTCGGCCGACCACCCCGACGGCGATATCGAGATCGAGGTCGTCGGATTGCGGCCCGGCGAGAAGCTGTTCGAGGAATTGCTGATCGGGAATGACCCGATCCGTACGGCGCACCCGAGGATCATGATGGCGAACGAGGCCTATCTGTCCTGGGACAAGCTTGGCGATCGGCTCGCCCAGCTTGGCGATGTGATCGCAGCGCAGGACGCAGCCGCCGTCCGTACTCTATTGCGCGAGCTGGTTCCTGAATTCGCACCTGTCGACGACCTCAGCGATTGGGTGGCAGCCGCGAAGGAGGAGAAGCCTGCGCGGGATCGGGGAGAGATGCGTAATGTCGAGCCTAGCCGCGAAGGCGAGGTGGCTCGGGCCGCGCATGCAGTCGCCAAGCAGGCAAGCGCGCGGGCCTTACCCTAGGCAAGAAAGCGAGCGCTGCGCGTGGGGCTATTCGGCGGGTACTGGGCCGCACGATTCCCGCACGATCAATTCATAGGGCATCAGCCGATGCTCGGGCGCGCGATGAGAGCCTTCCAATATCTTGACGAGAGCATCGGTGGCAGCCTGGGCCATGGCCCGGATCGGCTGACGGATGGTGGTAATGCGCGGCCACACGGTGCTGGCAATCTGGCTATCGTCGAAGCCGACGACGGACAATTGCGTCGGGACCGCAATCCCGAGCTCCCCGGCGGCCACGATCGCGCCCGCCGCCATGTCGTCATTCTGGGCGAAGATCGCGGTCGGGCGATCCGGCCGGTTCAGCAATAAGCGGGCGGCCTCGAGCCCGCTCTCGAAAGTGTAGAGGCCGCGGCCGACAAGGCTCGGCTCGACCTGCAGGCCGGCCAGGTCCATCGCGCGATTGAACCCGGCCCAGCGCTCCTGATTCGAAGAATGGGTCGGGTCGCCGAGGATGATCGCGATCCTACGATGGCCGAGCGCGATGAGATGCTGGGTGATGTCGGCCGCAGCCGAACAATCGTCCATCCCGACCGACGGGGCGATCGCGTCGATATTGGCATCGCCTGCGGGCGCAATCCGAACCAACGGTATCCGCGCGGTGATCAGTTCGTTCAAAATTTCAGGATTGTCGCAAATCGGCGACGTCAGGATCACGCCCCCTACGCCCGCCGAGCGTACCATCGAAACCGTCTTGCCGCCGAGCCGCCCGGAATCCTCGCAGGGCACCACCAGCAGCCGCCACTTGTCGCCGCGCAACCGATCCAGGCTGCCGCTCTGCAGCCCGAGAATATAATTGGCGCACGGATTATCGTAGAGCAGGCCGATTAGGTAGGATTTGCGGCCTGCGAGGCTGCGCGCCGCCATGTTTGGATGGTAGTCCAGCTCCGCCACGATCTGCAGCACATGCCGGCGCGTCTCTTCGCGCACATTCGGCTCTTCGTTGAAGACGCGCGAAACGGTCTTGATCGATACGCCGGCGGCCTCCGCTACATCGGATATCGTCGCAGGCGGACGCGGCGGGGTCATTTCATTCATGATGCGCTATGACCTGATGGCCGCTCCCCGGGGGACGTACGCCCGATTACCCCCGGACCATAGTAGCGAATATGCCGAAATAAAAAAGCCGCCCGGACGTGGTCCGGACGGCCTTTTCGTTCCAGATCGGATCGGATCAGGCCGCGGCAGACCGATCGTCAGCCGCTTCAGCAGGTGCATCGACGGCGATTTCACCTGGCTCCGCGTTCGGATCGTAATCCTCGGTGAAGCCGGCTTCGTCACGCTCGAACATCTGCGCCATGACGTCGACGCCCTGCGCCTGCAGTTCTGCCTCTTCCGGCGAACGGGCGACATTGACCTTGATCGCCACCGTCACTTCCGGGTGAAGCGCGATCTTGATCGTGCTGACGCCGATCGCCTTGATCGGCTTGTCGAGGACGATCTGGTTCCGGGCGACCCGGGTACCGTCCTCTTCGAGCAGCTCGGCCAGATCGCGCGCCGAAACCGAACCGTAAAGCTGGCCGGTGTTCGACGCCTGACGGATCAGAGTCAGCGTCTTGCCGTCGATGCCCTTCGATGCCTTCTCGGCATCCGCGCGGCGCGAAGCGTTATCGGCCTCGATCTGCGCGCGGTTGCTTTCGAAGACCTTCTTGTTGGCTTCGTTGGCGCGGAGCGCCTTCTTGTTGGGCAGAAGATAGTTACGTGCGAAGCCGTTCTTGACAGAAACGACGTCGCCGATGGCGCCGAGCTTCTCGACGCGCTCAAGCAGGATCACGTCCATGCGTGTCGCTCCTTACTTAACGATGTACGGAAGCAGCCCGATATGACGGGCACGCTTGATCGCCTGGGCGAGCTCGCGCTGCTTCTTTGCGGAAACCGCGGTGATGCGGCTGGGAACGATCTTGCCACGCTCGGACACGAAGCCCTGGAGCAGCCGGACGTCCTTATAGTCGATCCGGGGCGCGTCCTTCGCGGAGAAGGGGCAGCTCTTGCGGCGGCGGAAAAATGCACGGGCCATTTGCTATACTCCCTTACGCGGCCACATCGTCGCGGTCGTCGCGACGCGGACGGTCGCCACGATCACCACGGTCAGGCCGGTCGCCGCGATCGCCACGATCCGGACGGTCGCCACGGCCACGCTCGCGATCACGCTCGCCACGGCGCATCATCGCCGACGGGCCATTCTCATGCTCGTCGACGCGGACGGTCATGAAGCGGACGATATCTTCGTTGATACCAAGCTGGCGCTCAAGCTCGGCGACGACGCCCGTCGGCGCATCGATTTCGAGCATCACATAATGCGCCTTGCGATTCTTGGCGATGCGATAGGCGAGCGAGCGCAAGCCCCAGGTCTCGGTCTTGACGACCTTGCCTTGCCCATCGGTAACAATCTTGGTGGCGGCTTCCGCCAGTGCGTCCACTTGCGCCTGCGCCAGATCCTGGCGCGCAAGGAAGACGTGCTCGTAAAGAGCCATGCTTCATATCTCCTGCCGATCGCTGACGCCGCCCCATGCGACGCCCCTCCGGCTGTCTTGCAAAAATCAAACCGGGCGAAAGGCATGAGCCTTCGCCCGGGTGCAGGCCCTATCGCGCATGGGGCGCAAAAAGGCAAGCCGGTTCGCGGAGCGGTGTACCACGCCAATCGGGTTGCGTGGATGCCGAGCTTTCCTCTACCTGCGCCTCCGATATCGTGAGCCTTTGCCGGCTTGCGCTGATTGAGACCCACCTTGTCCGTTTCCGGTGAGGGCAGGGCAATGGGAGAGTTAGATGCGGGCGTTTCTTTTCCCCGGCCAGGGTAGCCAGGCCGTCGGCATGGGCGCCGATCTGGCTGCGGCCAGCGTGCACGCCCGCGCGGTGTTCGAGGAAGTCGATGAGGCGCTCAGCCAAAAGCTCTCGCGGCTCATGGCGGAAGGGCCGGCGGAAGACCTGACGCTCACCGAAAACGCACAGCCCGCGATCATGGCGAATGCGCTCGCAACGTTAAGGGTGCTGGAGCAGGAAGGCGGGGTGCGGCTGGCCGACAAGGCGGAGTTCGTCGCCGGCCATAGCCTAGGCGAATATA
It includes:
- a CDS encoding UDP-N-acetyl glucosamine 2-epimerase, whose translation is MRRLKVMTVVGTRPEIIRLSRVIPVLDAHTDHVLVHTGQNYDYELNEVFFRDLGLRAPDHFLEAAGGSAAETIGRVIMATDKVLAEVQPDAMLVLGDTNSCLAVIPAKRRRVPIFHMEAGNRCFDDRVPEEINRRIVDHTADINLPYSTIARDYLLAEGLPPDRVIKTGSPMFEVLAHHRAGIEASQALAEMGVAAGGYFLVSAHREENVDGEAQLGRLAASLNAVAAHYGLPILVSTHPRTRARIEQFGLSFDPLVRLLKPFGFLDYNALQMQARAVLSDSGTISEESSILNFPAVNIREAHERPEAMEEAAVIMTGLGEERILQALAVLEAQPRGADRLIRLPADYAVPNVSAKVLRIILSYTDYVRRTVWKDY
- a CDS encoding NAD-dependent epimerase/dehydratase family protein, which produces MSTRRILVTGADGFIGRNLIVGLRERGFEIVPVTRQTSDLAAALAGADAVVHLAGANRPSDPADFMAINRDFSQRLGDAIIASGRPLPLIVASTQKALDDTEYGRSKLAGEQTLAKAGATAGAQVHVFRLPNVFGKWSRPNYNSAIATFCHNIPRGLPIEIHDPATPLKLVYIDDVVQAFATLLANPAAAGGVHNVAPVYQTTVGAVADMIRDFHADRSDNRIADVGTGLTRALYATYVSFLPPDEFSYPIVSHRDLRGAFSEMLKTSSAGQFSYFNALPGVTRGGHYHHSKVEKFLIVHGRARFRFRHILTDERHELETSADEPVVVETIPGWTHDVTNVGDDVMVSLLWANEVFDRTRPDTIGAPV
- a CDS encoding polysaccharide biosynthesis protein, coding for MFDGKTLLISGGTGSFGSTVLRLLMSEPFAEIRIFSRDEKKQEDQRLHYRDKRLRYYLGDVRDYRSIANAVSGVDYIFHAAALKQVPSCEFHPMEAVKTNVLGTDNLLEAAIAAGVSRVVCLSTDKAVYPINAMGISKALMEKVMIAKSRLAVGTATTITGTRYGNVLASRGSVVPLFANQVRSGKPITITDPSMTRFVMTLAEAVDLVLYAFKHGENGDLFVQKAPAATIETLARAVLEILGVPDHESRIIGTRHGEKLYETLLSREEMAVAHDLGDYYRVPADNRDLNYSVFVEKGERTISQYDDFTSHNTRQLDQTEMSAILRKLDYFQGSSAGIEE
- a CDS encoding polysaccharide biosynthesis protein, translated to MFVKSWAEAALAIPRPLKRAIALAVDAVLCLLSVWVAYYLRLGTWIDLSTDAKVPTIAAVVIALPIFVSTGLYRMIFRHAGTSAFLAILRASLLYGVAYATLFTLHGFSGVPRTVGLIQPLLLFLSVAGVRALAGLWLGRPYQKALRRDASSNVLIYGAGSSGRQLAGVVATSRQMHIVGFLDDDASLQGGHLLGLPVFSPGELETLIPKLSVSDIVVAMPSVTRRRRKEVLERLRSAGVAVRTLPGLMDLAEGKVHASDVKELEIEDLLGRDSVAGDEDHLRHLFTGAAVLVTGAGGSIGSELCRQILAGSPAMLLLVDSSEFALYAIHRELEDRMRPEDRCRIIPLLGSVTDRARMHEIIATWRPSTIYHAAAYKHVPLVEHNPVEGARNNVLGTLVMAQLAEQLGVARFVLVSTDKAVRPTNVMGATKRLAELILQALAADAGGTCYAIVRFGNVLGSSGSVVPLFRQQIRDGGPVTITHRDITRYFMTIPEAAQLVLQAGIMARGGEVFVLDMGEPVRVYDLARNMIELSGLSIRSADHPDGDIEIEVVGLRPGEKLFEELLIGNDPIRTAHPRIMMANEAYLSWDKLGDRLAQLGDVIAAQDAAAVRTLLRELVPEFAPVDDLSDWVAAAKEEKPARDRGEMRNVEPSREGEVARAAHAVAKQASARALP
- a CDS encoding LacI family DNA-binding transcriptional regulator; the protein is MNEMTPPRPPATISDVAEAAGVSIKTVSRVFNEEPNVREETRRHVLQIVAELDYHPNMAARSLAGRKSYLIGLLYDNPCANYILGLQSGSLDRLRGDKWRLLVVPCEDSGRLGGKTVSMVRSAGVGGVILTSPICDNPEILNELITARIPLVRIAPAGDANIDAIAPSVGMDDCSAAADITQHLIALGHRRIAIILGDPTHSSNQERWAGFNRAMDLAGLQVEPSLVGRGLYTFESGLEAARLLLNRPDRPTAIFAQNDDMAAGAIVAAGELGIAVPTQLSVVGFDDSQIASTVWPRITTIRQPIRAMAQAATDALVKILEGSHRAPEHRLMPYELIVRESCGPVPAE
- the rplI gene encoding 50S ribosomal protein L9; protein product: MDVILLERVEKLGAIGDVVSVKNGFARNYLLPNKKALRANEANKKVFESNRAQIEADNASRRADAEKASKGIDGKTLTLIRQASNTGQLYGSVSARDLAELLEEDGTRVARNQIVLDKPIKAIGVSTIKIALHPEVTVAIKVNVARSPEEAELQAQGVDVMAQMFERDEAGFTEDYDPNAEPGEIAVDAPAEAADDRSAAA
- the rpsR gene encoding 30S ribosomal protein S18, whose amino-acid sequence is MARAFFRRRKSCPFSAKDAPRIDYKDVRLLQGFVSERGKIVPSRITAVSAKKQRELAQAIKRARHIGLLPYIVK
- the rpsF gene encoding 30S ribosomal protein S6 produces the protein MALYEHVFLARQDLAQAQVDALAEAATKIVTDGQGKVVKTETWGLRSLAYRIAKNRKAHYVMLEIDAPTGVVAELERQLGINEDIVRFMTVRVDEHENGPSAMMRRGERDRERGRGDRPDRGDRGDRPDRGDRGDRPRRDDRDDVAA